One segment of Thermodesulfovibrio sp. 3907-1M DNA contains the following:
- a CDS encoding chemotaxis protein CheA: protein MADEMDEIINEFIVEAEEILEQIDPLFVELESKGEDPEIINEIFRGMHTLKGAAGFLGFQNVVDVAHRAETILKKVREGEISISPELTDAILKAVDTLKILISHIKAKEEPKEDIKPVLDLLDSALQKASEKEVSETTEAIEKVEKIESQEVSTPEHREPTAQAPKEKEKEVSTLRVDVERIDKVMDLAGEIVLARNRLLNLSNKLEAKYAGDEHIEGLIETTAFLDRVTSDLQLAVMKMRMQPLQKVFVKFPRMVRDLARTLGKEVDLEIIGEDTEVDKSVIEHIGDPLVHIIRNSIDHGIESPEERISKGKPSKGKIVINAYQKGTQIVIDISDDGKGINVEAVKAKAITKGLITLEEAEKMSEEALINLIFLPGFSTKDVSTELSGRGVGMDVVKSNVAKLNGYVEIFTEKDKGTTFRISLPLTLAIIQAMMVQVGDETYAIPQSMIEETLRININEIKEVTGQRVLTIRNRVLPLFMLNEILGATGDAETDRKYVLVASVGDRRFCISVDSVLGQEEIVIKTINGVDSEECGIMGATITGDGKVVLILDLAVLSRKVLTVK, encoded by the coding sequence ATGGCTGATGAGATGGATGAGATAATAAATGAATTTATAGTGGAAGCTGAGGAAATTCTTGAACAGATTGATCCTCTTTTTGTGGAGCTTGAAAGTAAGGGTGAGGATCCTGAAATTATAAACGAAATATTCAGAGGAATGCATACTCTCAAAGGAGCTGCTGGATTTCTTGGATTTCAGAATGTTGTGGATGTTGCTCACAGAGCTGAGACAATTCTGAAGAAAGTCAGGGAAGGGGAGATCTCAATTTCGCCAGAACTTACCGATGCAATACTTAAAGCAGTAGATACATTAAAAATCTTGATTTCTCATATTAAAGCAAAAGAAGAACCCAAAGAAGATATTAAGCCAGTTCTTGATTTACTTGACAGTGCTCTTCAGAAAGCTTCTGAGAAAGAGGTTTCAGAAACCACTGAAGCTATTGAAAAGGTTGAAAAAATTGAATCTCAGGAGGTTAGCACTCCAGAGCACAGAGAACCCACTGCACAGGCTCCAAAAGAAAAGGAAAAAGAAGTCTCCACTCTCAGGGTTGATGTCGAAAGAATAGACAAGGTTATGGATCTTGCAGGAGAGATAGTTCTTGCTCGTAACAGGCTTCTTAATCTTTCCAACAAACTTGAAGCAAAGTATGCAGGCGACGAACACATAGAAGGACTTATTGAAACAACTGCATTTCTTGACAGAGTTACTTCAGATCTTCAGCTTGCTGTAATGAAGATGAGGATGCAGCCTCTTCAAAAGGTATTTGTAAAATTCCCGAGAATGGTAAGAGACCTTGCAAGAACACTTGGAAAGGAAGTTGATCTTGAGATTATTGGTGAAGATACAGAGGTTGACAAATCAGTCATTGAGCATATTGGAGACCCCCTTGTTCATATCATAAGAAATTCAATAGACCATGGAATAGAGTCCCCTGAAGAGAGAATCTCAAAGGGCAAACCATCAAAGGGTAAGATTGTTATAAATGCATATCAGAAGGGAACTCAGATTGTCATAGACATCTCAGATGATGGTAAAGGAATAAATGTTGAAGCTGTTAAAGCAAAGGCAATTACAAAGGGGCTTATTACCCTTGAAGAAGCTGAAAAAATGTCTGAAGAGGCATTAATCAATTTAATCTTTCTGCCAGGTTTTTCCACAAAGGATGTCTCAACAGAACTGAGTGGTAGAGGAGTAGGAATGGATGTTGTTAAATCCAATGTGGCAAAACTCAACGGATATGTAGAGATATTTACTGAAAAAGATAAAGGAACAACTTTCAGGATAAGCTTACCCCTTACGCTGGCAATAATTCAGGCTATGATGGTTCAAGTTGGAGACGAAACATATGCCATACCTCAATCCATGATTGAAGAAACATTAAGAATAAACATCAATGAAATCAAAGAGGTAACAGGACAGAGGGTTCTTACAATTAGAAACAGGGTTTTGCCCCTTTTCATGTTAAATGAAATTCTGGGTGCAACAGGTGATGCAGAAACTGATAGAAAGTATGTTCTTGTAGCAAGTGTGGGAGACAGGAGATTCTGCATATCTGTGGACTCTGTTCTGGGACAGGAAGAAATTGTTATAAAAACCATAAATGGTGTGGATTCTGAAGAATGTGGAATAATGGGAGCAACTATAACAGGTGATGGTAAGGTTGTGTTGATTCTTGACCTTGCCGTGCTCTCAAGAAAAGTTTTGACTGTAAAATAA
- the flgF gene encoding flagellar basal-body rod protein FlgF: protein MYKGIYITMTGMSMRQYEVDAVANNLANINTTGYKRQQFASRLYPLLSGRPVEPNSIYQDARVQTYFGTQYIDTSQGVLKQTQNPFDLAIQGDGFFAVRQSNKILYTRGGSFTRDRENYLVTQAGLRVLDENNNPIVIDGTKIEIAKDGSIFIDGNPAGRIKLVKLNNLRHIGQSLYEGTEAGEAHGQILQGWIESSNVNPMSEMVQMIQAIRNFDLTQRVTLNFDQLAQRAVSEIARI from the coding sequence ATGTATAAAGGAATTTACATAACAATGACTGGAATGAGCATGAGGCAGTATGAAGTTGATGCTGTAGCAAATAATCTTGCCAACATTAATACCACAGGATATAAAAGACAGCAGTTTGCAAGCAGGCTTTATCCATTGCTTTCAGGAAGACCCGTTGAGCCCAATTCTATTTATCAGGATGCGAGGGTGCAAACATATTTTGGAACTCAGTATATTGATACATCTCAGGGTGTTTTAAAACAAACACAAAATCCCTTTGACCTTGCCATACAGGGAGATGGATTCTTTGCTGTAAGACAGAGCAATAAGATTTTATACACCCGTGGAGGCTCATTTACAAGAGACAGGGAAAACTATCTTGTTACACAGGCAGGATTAAGGGTTCTTGATGAAAATAACAATCCGATAGTAATAGATGGAACAAAAATAGAGATTGCAAAGGATGGTAGTATCTTCATTGATGGAAATCCTGCTGGACGCATTAAACTTGTAAAATTAAATAATCTTAGACATATTGGGCAATCCCTTTATGAAGGAACAGAAGCTGGTGAGGCTCATGGTCAGATTTTACAGGGCTGGATAGAGTCTTCAAATGTAAATCCAATGAGTGAGATGGTTCAGATGATTCAGGCTATAAGGAACTTTGACCTCACTCAGAGAGTTACCTTAAATTTTGATCAGCTTGCACAGAGAGCAGTAAGTGAAATTGCAAGAATCTAA
- a CDS encoding flagellar basal body L-ring protein FlgH — protein sequence MKKIILVSLFIVFLTSCSELKEVRDIKNAGMPPKYYPEPPQAQTTTEGSLWKNRASLYEDRKARRVNDLVTILINESTSAQKKASTTASRDSSTNYGVDTFFGMNTDFNIQNLPLINGFYKAGKVFSPSVKGSATSDFKGNGDTERAGSITGTITAKVVEVLPNGNLVIESRKEIIVNNEKEILVLRGIIRPDDISQNNTILSQYVADAQIYLVGEGTLGDKQSQGWLVRLLDKIWPF from the coding sequence ATGAAAAAAATAATTTTAGTAAGCCTTTTTATAGTTTTTCTTACATCCTGTTCAGAGCTTAAAGAAGTAAGAGATATTAAAAACGCTGGAATGCCTCCAAAGTATTATCCAGAACCTCCGCAGGCTCAGACAACAACTGAAGGCTCTTTATGGAAAAACAGGGCTTCACTTTATGAAGATAGAAAAGCAAGAAGAGTAAATGACCTTGTAACAATCTTAATAAATGAATCAACATCAGCACAGAAAAAAGCTTCAACCACTGCATCAAGAGACTCGTCAACGAACTATGGAGTTGACACATTCTTCGGTATGAACACGGATTTTAACATCCAGAATCTTCCACTTATAAATGGATTTTACAAGGCAGGGAAAGTTTTCTCTCCGTCTGTTAAAGGCTCTGCAACGAGCGATTTTAAAGGAAATGGAGATACGGAAAGAGCAGGCAGTATTACTGGAACAATTACCGCAAAGGTGGTGGAGGTTTTGCCCAATGGCAATCTTGTTATTGAATCAAGAAAAGAAATCATCGTTAACAATGAAAAGGAAATTCTTGTATTAAGAGGTATTATAAGACCTGACGATATAAGCCAGAATAACACAATTCTCAGTCAGTATGTAGCAGATGCTCAGATATATCTTGTAGGAGAAGGCACACTGGGAGACAAACAGTCTCAGGGCTGGCTTGTAAGATTACTTGATAAAATCTGGCCCTTTTAA
- a CDS encoding flagellar basal body P-ring protein FlgI, producing the protein MRESKISSREALAMRSLCIIFLILFLVSTSFAERIKDIANWAGVRENQLVGYGLVVGLNGTGDKDGTYLYQPIANMLSRMGITINVKDLKGKVKNVAAVMVTAKLPTNVKPGAKIDVQVSSIGDAKSLQGGTLLMTPLTGPDGEVYALAQGPISIGGFIAAGRAAQTTKNHQNVGYIPEGAIVEKAVAVNLNAKSELQLLLQFPDITTARNIAEKINETFKAGIAKALDPGTVAVNVPPNYRGDVLDFMAEVEKVEVSTDLPARVVINERTGTVVIGSHVKITPVALAHGGLTITIKETPQVIQPPPLAPRGAETVTVPRTEVKAEEKQASLLEVQGSTVGELVKALNALGVTPKDLISILQALKTSGALKADLVIM; encoded by the coding sequence ATGAGAGAATCTAAAATCTCATCACGAGAAGCTTTAGCCATGCGGAGTCTGTGCATTATTTTCTTAATTCTTTTTCTTGTATCCACTTCCTTTGCTGAAAGAATAAAGGATATAGCCAATTGGGCTGGAGTGAGGGAAAATCAGCTTGTTGGCTATGGTCTTGTTGTTGGATTAAACGGCACAGGAGACAAAGATGGAACATATCTTTATCAGCCTATTGCCAATATGCTCAGCAGAATGGGAATTACAATAAATGTAAAGGATTTGAAAGGTAAGGTTAAAAATGTTGCAGCAGTAATGGTTACTGCAAAATTGCCAACAAATGTTAAGCCAGGTGCAAAGATAGATGTTCAGGTATCCTCCATTGGGGATGCAAAGTCTCTTCAGGGTGGAACACTTCTCATGACTCCTCTTACAGGTCCTGATGGAGAGGTTTATGCACTGGCACAGGGACCTATTTCAATAGGTGGTTTTATTGCAGCAGGAAGAGCTGCTCAGACTACAAAAAATCATCAAAACGTGGGATACATTCCAGAAGGAGCTATTGTGGAGAAAGCTGTTGCAGTTAATTTAAATGCAAAGAGTGAACTTCAGCTTCTTCTTCAATTTCCAGATATAACTACTGCAAGAAACATTGCTGAAAAAATAAATGAGACTTTTAAAGCAGGTATTGCAAAAGCGCTGGATCCGGGAACAGTAGCAGTGAATGTTCCACCAAACTACAGAGGAGATGTATTAGATTTCATGGCTGAAGTTGAAAAAGTTGAAGTCTCCACTGATTTACCAGCCCGCGTTGTCATAAATGAGAGAACAGGCACTGTGGTTATTGGTTCTCATGTAAAGATAACTCCTGTAGCACTGGCTCATGGTGGTTTAACAATTACAATTAAAGAGACTCCTCAGGTTATTCAACCGCCTCCTTTAGCTCCAAGAGGAGCAGAGACAGTAACAGTTCCAAGAACTGAAGTAAAAGCTGAAGAAAAACAGGCATCTTTGTTAGAAGTACAGGGTTCCACAGTTGGAGAACTCGTAAAAGCATTAAATGCACTGGGAGTAACACCCAAGGATTTAATATCAATACTTCAGGCATTGAAAACCTCTGGTGCATTAAAGGCAGATTTAGTAATAATGTGA
- a CDS encoding M23 family metallopeptidase, giving the protein MISRVDTQTLNSFNDTKELSKKIETVFLTELLKVMFESTSFSNGTTSTYMTVIIPQIAEMMAGNVGIGRFLTENPNFLNSISKNQKIELKPPSEKQEPQNNLSNKLSLPVSGRITSSFGLRIDPIDGKLRHHNGVDIAVPEGTPVKPVLSGKVVYSGWMGGYGNCVIVEHENGIQTVYAHNSKNLVKTGDVVTSQSIIALSGSTGRTTGPHLHFEVRKDGVAVNPLAMINNSEKPTI; this is encoded by the coding sequence GTGATAAGCAGAGTTGATACACAGACATTGAATTCTTTTAATGATACAAAAGAACTCTCAAAAAAAATTGAAACAGTTTTTCTTACAGAGTTATTAAAGGTTATGTTTGAAAGCACCTCTTTTTCTAACGGAACGACTTCCACCTATATGACAGTTATTATTCCTCAGATAGCAGAAATGATGGCTGGTAATGTAGGAATTGGTAGATTTTTAACTGAAAATCCCAATTTTTTAAACAGCATTTCAAAAAACCAGAAAATTGAACTGAAACCTCCTTCAGAAAAACAGGAACCACAAAATAATCTGTCTAATAAGCTCTCTCTACCAGTTTCAGGCAGAATAACATCATCCTTTGGATTAAGAATTGATCCAATAGATGGAAAGCTAAGACATCATAATGGAGTAGACATAGCAGTTCCTGAAGGTACACCTGTTAAACCTGTTTTATCCGGGAAGGTTGTTTACTCCGGCTGGATGGGTGGATATGGAAACTGTGTCATTGTGGAACATGAAAATGGAATTCAGACAGTTTATGCTCATAACTCAAAAAACCTTGTTAAAACTGGAGATGTTGTTACATCTCAGAGTATTATTGCTCTTTCAGGTTCAACAGGAAGAACAACTGGTCCTCATCTTCACTTTGAGGTTCGCAAAGATGGAGTAGCGGTTAATCCTCTGGCTATGATAAATAATTCTGAAAAACCGACGATTTAA
- a CDS encoding HDOD domain-containing protein — protein MQEEIIERIILKTVDIPSLPPIAMKVMSLIHDDYASLKTLEEIISRDQGFATRLLRIANSPYYGRDRKIEDIPQAILLIGFETLKSLVIATSLKDLHRNFGVFEQRLWEHALGVALCSSLLAMVTHMVTSDEALVCGLIHDVGKTVINNAMPEMYIQIYERMYKENRPVIEIEDEILGFNHAVIGSLIAKKWRLPEKLEMVITYHHTYPYPDYEDQAFADICNIVRVADQICLNLGIGLKEPFTTQIDFESLGMTKDAINELIGLFKIKFEQQKDYLLS, from the coding sequence TTGCAGGAAGAAATTATAGAAAGAATAATTCTTAAGACAGTTGATATACCTTCTTTACCACCAATTGCCATGAAAGTTATGAGCCTTATTCATGATGATTATGCTTCTTTAAAGACTCTTGAAGAAATAATCTCCCGCGATCAGGGATTTGCCACAAGACTTTTGAGAATAGCAAACTCTCCCTACTATGGCCGCGACAGAAAAATTGAGGATATCCCACAGGCAATACTTCTCATTGGGTTTGAAACTCTTAAATCACTCGTTATTGCAACTTCATTAAAAGATTTACACAGAAATTTCGGAGTGTTTGAGCAAAGACTCTGGGAACATGCTCTTGGAGTAGCTTTGTGTTCAAGTTTGCTTGCCATGGTAACTCATATGGTAACTTCAGATGAGGCTCTTGTATGTGGATTAATCCATGATGTTGGTAAAACAGTTATAAACAACGCAATGCCAGAAATGTACATTCAAATTTATGAAAGAATGTATAAGGAAAATCGTCCAGTAATAGAAATTGAAGATGAAATACTGGGATTTAATCATGCTGTTATAGGTAGTCTCATCGCAAAGAAGTGGAGGCTTCCTGAAAAACTTGAAATGGTAATAACCTATCATCATACATATCCCTATCCAGATTACGAAGATCAGGCATTTGCCGATATCTGCAATATTGTAAGGGTTGCAGACCAGATATGTCTCAATCTCGGAATAGGATTAAAAGAGCCTTTTACAACTCAAATAGACTTTGAATCTCTTGGTATGACAAAAGATGCTATAAATGAACTTATAGGACTCTTTAAAATTAAGTTTGAACAACAAAAAGACTATTTATTGAGCTAA
- the flgM gene encoding flagellar biosynthesis anti-sigma factor FlgM, which produces MIGGPIRIDGIAPNAQIAPEKSQGKTPERGEEVLTKDQVTLSEAAKNIARLMVEVSNIPDIRADKVDELKNAINSGTYEVKGSEIAGKMIKEALIDKLA; this is translated from the coding sequence ATGATAGGAGGACCAATAAGAATAGATGGAATAGCACCGAATGCTCAGATCGCACCTGAAAAATCACAGGGTAAGACTCCAGAAAGAGGAGAAGAGGTTCTTACAAAAGATCAAGTTACTCTATCCGAGGCAGCAAAGAATATCGCAAGGCTTATGGTAGAAGTAAGCAATATTCCAGATATAAGAGCTGACAAAGTGGATGAGCTTAAAAATGCAATAAACTCAGGCACCTATGAAGTTAAAGGAAGTGAAATAGCGGGAAAGATGATTAAGGAGGCTTTAATTGATAAGCTTGCATGA
- the flgG gene encoding flagellar basal-body rod protein FlgG produces the protein MLRSLFTAATGLTAQQLNLDVISHNLANVNTTGFKKGRAEFQDLLYQNIINPGAPSDDGTQYPTGIQIGLGVRPVAVAKFFTPGDLVNTGNDLDLAIDGDGFFQVTLPDGTIAYTRAGNFRIDKDGRIVTNDGYPIEPGITVPADALKITVGADGTVTVLQPGTVAPVQIGTIELARFINPGGLQAIGKNLFIETDASGTPVTGAPGTEGRGRIVQGFLEMSNVNIVEELANMIIAQRAFDINSKAVQASDEMLQTVAALKR, from the coding sequence ATGTTAAGGTCTCTTTTTACAGCAGCAACAGGGCTGACAGCCCAGCAGTTAAATTTAGATGTAATATCCCATAATCTTGCCAATGTTAATACAACAGGATTCAAAAAAGGAAGAGCAGAGTTTCAGGACCTGCTTTATCAAAACATTATCAATCCCGGTGCACCTTCTGATGATGGAACCCAGTATCCTACTGGAATTCAGATTGGTCTTGGCGTAAGGCCTGTTGCTGTAGCAAAGTTTTTTACTCCCGGAGATCTTGTAAACACAGGTAATGACCTTGATCTGGCAATTGATGGAGATGGATTTTTTCAGGTGACTCTTCCTGATGGAACAATTGCCTACACAAGAGCAGGCAATTTCAGAATTGATAAAGATGGAAGGATTGTGACAAACGATGGATATCCAATTGAACCGGGAATTACAGTTCCCGCTGATGCATTAAAAATAACAGTTGGAGCAGATGGCACTGTTACTGTGCTACAGCCTGGAACAGTTGCACCTGTCCAGATAGGAACCATAGAACTTGCAAGATTTATAAATCCAGGAGGGTTACAGGCAATTGGAAAAAATCTTTTTATTGAAACAGATGCCTCTGGAACTCCTGTAACTGGAGCTCCTGGAACAGAAGGAAGAGGAAGAATTGTTCAGGGTTTTCTTGAGATGTCAAATGTAAACATTGTTGAAGAGCTTGCAAATATGATAATTGCTCAGAGAGCATTTGATATCAACTCCAAGGCAGTGCAGGCATCTGATGAAATGTTACAGACAGTGGCTGCCCTTAAGAGGTAA
- a CDS encoding chemotaxis response regulator protein-glutamate methylesterase has product MIKVLVVDDSAFMRKAITAMLQEDPEIKVIGTARDGVEAVQMVQELKPDVVTMDVEMPRMDGITALKEIMQKYPVPVIMVSSLTTEGAKVTLEALELGAIDFIPKNLAELSVNIVKIKGMLIEKIKTIGKRGIVKRRPVVKATEPKIEIPKVEVPKVRVTTERKIGIVSIGTSTGGPKALQEIIPKLPKDFPVPVVIAQHMPPNFTKPFAERLDQLSQLSVKEAEEGEPIKPGIVYIAPGRGHMRLKRRGIETFVSISEDKEEFIYRPSVDVLMLSVAECFPGRSLGVILTGMGNDGAKGCKKIKETGGRVFAQNEETCVVYGMPKAVVEAGIADKVVSLEEMAGEIINAV; this is encoded by the coding sequence ATGATTAAGGTTCTTGTTGTTGATGATTCAGCCTTTATGAGAAAGGCAATAACAGCCATGTTGCAGGAAGACCCTGAAATTAAGGTAATTGGAACAGCAAGGGATGGAGTTGAAGCTGTTCAGATGGTTCAGGAACTCAAGCCTGATGTAGTAACAATGGATGTGGAAATGCCAAGAATGGATGGTATAACTGCATTAAAGGAGATAATGCAAAAATACCCTGTTCCTGTTATTATGGTTAGCTCTCTTACAACAGAAGGAGCAAAGGTAACCCTTGAAGCACTGGAGCTTGGTGCAATAGATTTTATACCCAAAAATCTTGCCGAACTTTCTGTAAATATCGTTAAGATTAAGGGAATGTTGATTGAAAAGATTAAAACAATTGGCAAACGAGGGATTGTAAAAAGAAGACCAGTAGTCAAAGCCACAGAGCCCAAAATAGAAATCCCCAAGGTTGAAGTTCCTAAAGTGAGAGTAACTACGGAAAGAAAGATCGGAATAGTATCCATTGGAACTTCCACAGGAGGTCCTAAAGCACTTCAGGAGATTATTCCAAAGCTACCAAAAGACTTTCCTGTTCCTGTAGTTATTGCCCAGCACATGCCACCTAATTTTACAAAGCCCTTTGCAGAAAGACTTGACCAGTTGAGCCAGCTTTCAGTAAAAGAAGCTGAAGAAGGAGAACCTATAAAACCAGGTATCGTATACATTGCTCCGGGCCGAGGACATATGAGACTTAAAAGAAGAGGAATTGAAACCTTTGTGTCCATTTCAGAAGATAAAGAAGAGTTCATATATCGTCCGAGCGTTGATGTTTTAATGTTATCTGTGGCAGAGTGTTTTCCTGGCAGAAGTCTTGGAGTAATACTAACAGGAATGGGTAATGACGGAGCAAAAGGATGTAAGAAAATTAAGGAAACAGGCGGAAGAGTATTTGCACAAAATGAGGAAACCTGTGTAGTATATGGTATGCCAAAAGCAGTTGTGGAAGCTGGCATTGCTGATAAAGTGGTGTCTCTTGAAGAAATGGCAGGTGAAATAATAAATGCTGTATAG
- the flgA gene encoding flagellar basal body P-ring formation chaperone FlgA: MRKLLTLVIIFISFLLSSSGFAFEAGVLAQLLAKEMKKLSFNKEVQIGQIRFIGFEPEKGCIPENLKIREIKRPNSVEFTFNCGKRQHRALANYEILTTVYVTQRSIKRGESVTEEDIMEIKQPLSRIPAGAITERDLIVGKVVKRTLARGLIIKEEYLYPNTPVKKGSKVNVIVNAGKVIIMTEGVLKSDAVVGGNARIICIQTGKEIVGKLIDKDKVRVSL, from the coding sequence ATGCGTAAGCTTTTAACCTTAGTGATAATTTTTATCTCTTTTTTACTGAGCTCTTCAGGCTTTGCCTTTGAAGCGGGCGTTTTAGCTCAACTTCTTGCAAAGGAGATGAAAAAATTATCATTTAACAAAGAAGTTCAGATTGGACAGATAAGATTTATAGGATTTGAACCTGAGAAAGGTTGTATTCCAGAGAATTTAAAAATTCGGGAAATAAAAAGACCAAACTCTGTAGAGTTCACATTTAATTGTGGAAAGAGACAGCATAGAGCTCTGGCAAATTATGAAATTTTAACCACTGTTTATGTTACTCAGAGGTCAATAAAAAGAGGTGAATCTGTTACAGAAGAAGACATCATGGAAATAAAACAACCTTTAAGCAGAATTCCTGCTGGAGCCATTACAGAGCGTGACTTAATAGTAGGAAAGGTTGTAAAAAGAACCCTCGCCAGAGGTTTAATTATTAAAGAAGAATATCTTTATCCTAACACGCCGGTTAAAAAAGGAAGCAAAGTAAATGTAATAGTAAATGCTGGAAAGGTTATCATAATGACAGAAGGTGTCTTAAAATCTGACGCTGTAGTTGGAGGGAATGCCCGTATTATCTGTATTCAAACTGGCAAGGAAATTGTAGGCAAACTTATAGATAAAGACAAAGTGAGGGTATCATTATGA
- a CDS encoding flagellar protein FlgN: MISLHEELLKILHEEKKLLEVLYKIVSEERDAIVALRADELERILRDKETVIMKLSLWEQERQKLLGKHDLSDKSLSEIISQIENSEDAQRLREIYSAMKTLLSAIGEIQKINEQLIDRSIIHIKTAIKFLETFGIAPKQSLSKEA; the protein is encoded by the coding sequence TTGATAAGCTTGCATGAAGAGCTTTTAAAAATTCTTCATGAAGAAAAAAAACTGCTTGAAGTTCTTTATAAAATTGTCTCAGAAGAAAGAGATGCTATTGTTGCATTAAGGGCTGATGAACTTGAAAGAATACTAAGAGACAAAGAAACAGTTATAATGAAACTGTCTTTATGGGAGCAGGAAAGACAAAAGCTTCTTGGAAAGCATGATTTATCTGATAAATCTCTCTCTGAGATAATCTCTCAGATTGAAAACTCAGAGGATGCTCAAAGACTCAGAGAAATATATTCGGCAATGAAGACTCTTTTAAGTGCTATTGGAGAAATTCAGAAAATAAATGAGCAGCTTATTGATCGCTCAATAATTCACATTAAAACAGCAATAAAATTTCTTGAAACCTTCGGCATCGCACCAAAGCAGAGCCTTTCAAAGGAGGCATAA
- a CDS encoding protein phosphatase CheZ produces MKQYIGFILEKNEYTVPILKVQEIIKLPQITKMPGVPFYVEGVTNLRGRVIPIVNLKRILGIPEENNGGKVIVVSSGKITFGALVDDITGVVNIDETSVEPADEFMQHGQTQIEGVARLDDRLLILLDTKKLIPSEDQSLFEEEIVEVHDEGDRVEVVKKVSGIGGEVTVTEVIDPVKFYEKKGIAKDDPKYVLLEEITNFMNAVTQGDYEQADRIMNNIIQKSQSDLFKEVGKVARKLHDSLKSFREALDPRLREIATQQMPRAVDQLQMVIDKTEEAANKTMEIVEKYILKMDDLANHIRGLQGPSESVEFLREFKNSLEDDLTEILTTQSFQDLTGQVLKKVITLVGDLEIELLRLITTFGLKIEEKEAAKKEVEKVSQEDVDELLKEFGF; encoded by the coding sequence ATGAAACAGTACATTGGTTTTATTCTGGAAAAAAACGAATATACTGTTCCCATTCTTAAAGTTCAGGAAATTATTAAACTTCCTCAAATTACAAAAATGCCAGGGGTACCCTTTTATGTTGAGGGAGTTACAAATCTTCGTGGTAGAGTAATTCCAATTGTAAATCTAAAAAGAATTCTTGGTATTCCAGAAGAAAACAATGGAGGAAAAGTAATTGTTGTTTCCTCAGGAAAGATAACTTTTGGTGCACTGGTAGATGATATTACTGGAGTGGTAAACATAGATGAAACAAGTGTTGAACCTGCTGATGAGTTTATGCAGCATGGTCAGACCCAGATAGAAGGTGTTGCCCGTTTAGATGATAGACTGCTTATTTTGCTGGATACAAAAAAATTAATTCCGTCAGAAGACCAGAGTCTTTTTGAAGAAGAAATAGTAGAGGTTCATGATGAGGGAGACAGGGTTGAGGTTGTGAAAAAAGTCAGTGGAATTGGTGGAGAAGTAACAGTTACTGAAGTCATAGATCCTGTAAAATTTTACGAAAAGAAAGGTATAGCAAAGGATGATCCAAAATATGTTTTGCTGGAAGAAATAACCAATTTTATGAACGCAGTAACACAGGGAGACTATGAGCAGGCAGACAGAATAATGAATAACATAATTCAAAAAAGCCAGAGTGATTTATTTAAAGAAGTGGGAAAAGTTGCACGGAAACTTCATGATTCTTTAAAAAGCTTTAGAGAAGCCCTTGATCCAAGACTTAGGGAAATTGCTACTCAACAGATGCCAAGAGCAGTTGATCAGCTTCAGATGGTCATTGATAAAACAGAGGAAGCAGCAAATAAAACAATGGAGATTGTTGAAAAATATATTTTAAAAATGGATGACCTTGCAAATCACATAAGAGGGCTTCAAGGACCCTCAGAAAGTGTAGAATTTCTTAGAGAGTTTAAAAATTCTCTTGAAGATGATTTAACAGAGATTCTTACAACTCAGTCTTTTCAGGATCTGACAGGACAGGTTCTTAAAAAGGTGATTACTCTTGTAGGAGACCTTGAGATAGAGCTTCTTCGTCTTATAACCACTTTTGGGTTGAAAATTGAAGAAAAGGAAGCAGCTAAAAAGGAAGTTGAAAAAGTTTCACAGGAAGATGTTGATGAGCTTCTTAAAGAATTTGGTTTTTAA